A window of Proteus columbae contains these coding sequences:
- a CDS encoding TDP-N-acetylfucosamine:lipid II N-acetylfucosaminyltransferase, with amino-acid sequence MTTLIYVLGSDIVHHNNTMLRFFNDHLVTEAGLTYKPRFIVASKNTSLQESYPALDIECLADKKQVAQRVVTLAKADTHQRFLFLGQFNAPIWLALLTGKIKRHQFWWHIWGADLYQDSKQLKFRLFYLLRKLAQKRVGRVFGTRGDLNYFAQFNVNIPASLLYFPTRMDPALTVTEKAPIDEKKITIIVGNSGDRSNRHIEALQAIAEQYGTRAKVIIPMGYPENNHVYIDEVTQAASQLLPYNQVEILRDKLAFDDYLTLLKTCDLGYFIFHRQQGIGTLCLLIQFAIPFVISRQNPFWQDLTEQNVPVFFSGDKLDVALIEEAKRQLLMLDRQNIAFFAPNFTDGWKELIEMSTGEPQ; translated from the coding sequence ATGACAACTTTGATTTACGTACTAGGTTCAGACATTGTGCATCATAACAACACAATGTTACGGTTTTTTAACGACCACCTCGTGACTGAGGCGGGGTTAACGTATAAACCTCGTTTTATCGTTGCCAGTAAAAATACTTCACTGCAAGAAAGCTATCCAGCTTTAGATATTGAGTGTTTAGCTGATAAAAAGCAGGTTGCACAGAGAGTGGTTACATTGGCAAAAGCCGATACTCACCAACGATTCCTTTTTTTAGGTCAGTTTAATGCGCCTATTTGGTTGGCATTATTGACTGGCAAGATTAAACGTCATCAATTTTGGTGGCATATTTGGGGTGCTGATTTATATCAGGATTCTAAACAGCTAAAATTTAGACTCTTTTATCTTCTTCGTAAACTTGCTCAAAAGCGTGTGGGGCGAGTATTTGGTACACGAGGTGATCTAAATTACTTCGCGCAATTTAACGTTAATATTCCAGCCAGTTTGCTCTATTTCCCAACAAGAATGGATCCTGCGCTGACGGTAACAGAAAAAGCGCCTATTGATGAAAAAAAAATCACCATTATTGTGGGTAATTCAGGGGATAGATCGAATCGTCATATTGAAGCTTTACAGGCGATTGCAGAGCAATATGGAACACGCGCAAAAGTGATTATTCCAATGGGATATCCTGAAAATAATCACGTTTATATTGATGAAGTAACCCAAGCAGCTAGCCAGTTGCTTCCATATAATCAGGTTGAAATATTACGTGATAAATTGGCATTTGATGATTATCTTACGTTATTGAAAACATGTGATTTAGGCTATTTTATTTTCCATCGTCAACAAGGTATCGGCACGCTTTGTCTGCTTATTCAATTTGCGATCCCTTTTGTTATTAGTCGTCAAAACCCATTTTGGCAGGATTTAACTGAGCAAAATGTTCCTGTTTTTTTCTCGGGTGATAAATTAGATGTTGCGCTAATTGAAGAGGCTAAACGTCAATTGCTGATGCTTGATCGCCAAAATATTGCCTTCTTTGCACCTAATTTTACGGACGGATGGAAAGAGCTAATTGAGATGAGTACAGGAGAGCCGCAATGA
- the wzyE gene encoding ECA oligosaccharide polymerase has product MTLAELGGLALVYFISLSFILLLTYQEFRRVRFNFNVFFSMLYLLTFYFGFPLTCMLVFQFDVAVVSVDSLLYALLASTCFYAIYYVTYKVRLRKPASGPSRSLFTMNRVETNLTWILLALIAFVTVGIFFLQNGFLLFKLKTYSQIFSSQVSGVALKRFFYFFIPAMLVVYFLKPTQQRWIFFLCATVGFGILTYIIVGGTRANIIIAFALFLFIGIVRGWITLWMLVAAGVMSIVGMFWLALKRYGLDVSGAEAFYTFLYLTRDTFSPWENLALLLDNYDKIEFQGLAPIIRDFYVFIPSWVWPERPDVVLNSANYFTWEVLNYHAGLAISPTLIGSLVVMGGVVFIPLGAIVVGLIIKWFDWLYQQGLSESNRYKSAILQAFCFGAIFNMIVLAREGVDSFVSRVVFFCLIFGLCLVVAKLLYWLFESAGLVRNYVTRQLQSEPRLEKKEK; this is encoded by the coding sequence ATGACATTGGCGGAACTGGGTGGCTTAGCACTTGTTTATTTTATCTCTTTAAGTTTTATTTTATTGCTGACTTATCAAGAGTTTCGTCGAGTTCGCTTTAATTTTAATGTTTTTTTCTCAATGCTCTATCTGCTGACCTTTTATTTTGGTTTTCCACTGACTTGTATGTTGGTATTCCAATTTGATGTCGCAGTTGTATCGGTTGATTCATTATTATACGCGCTATTAGCTTCTACCTGCTTCTATGCCATTTATTATGTCACTTATAAGGTAAGGTTGAGAAAACCGGCTAGCGGCCCTTCTAGGTCGTTATTTACCATGAATAGAGTAGAAACCAACCTCACTTGGATTTTATTGGCATTAATCGCATTTGTAACCGTCGGAATTTTCTTTCTGCAAAATGGCTTTTTACTCTTTAAGCTCAAAACGTATAGCCAAATTTTTTCAAGCCAAGTGTCAGGTGTCGCGCTTAAGCGCTTTTTCTATTTCTTTATTCCCGCAATGCTGGTGGTTTATTTCTTAAAACCCACGCAACAACGCTGGATTTTCTTCCTTTGTGCGACGGTAGGTTTTGGGATCTTAACTTACATTATCGTGGGTGGAACGCGCGCGAATATCATCATCGCTTTTGCGCTGTTTTTGTTTATCGGTATTGTTCGTGGCTGGATAACCTTGTGGATGCTGGTTGCAGCAGGGGTTATGAGTATCGTTGGAATGTTCTGGTTGGCATTAAAACGCTATGGTCTTGATGTGAGTGGTGCCGAGGCATTCTATACTTTCTTGTACCTTACTCGTGATACGTTCTCTCCTTGGGAAAACTTAGCGTTGTTACTTGATAACTATGACAAGATTGAGTTCCAAGGACTTGCTCCGATAATTCGTGATTTTTATGTTTTTATTCCTTCTTGGGTTTGGCCTGAACGCCCAGATGTTGTACTGAACTCTGCAAATTACTTTACGTGGGAAGTGCTTAATTACCATGCGGGTCTTGCTATTTCGCCAACCTTAATTGGCTCGTTGGTTGTGATGGGTGGCGTTGTCTTTATCCCATTAGGTGCCATCGTAGTCGGGTTGATTATTAAATGGTTTGATTGGCTATACCAGCAAGGGTTGAGTGAGAGCAATCGCTATAAGTCCGCTATCTTACAAGCTTTTTGCTTTGGGGCGATTTTTAATATGATTGTTTTAGCACGAGAAGGGGTCGATTCGTTCGTCTCTCGTGTTGTGTTCTTCTGTTTAATTTTTGGTTTATGTTTAGTGGTTGCAAAACTGCTTTATTGGTTATTTGAAAGTGCGGGATTGGTACGCAATTACGTGACTCGTCAACTACAAAGTGAACCTCGTTTAGAGAAAAAGGAAAAGTAA
- the wecG gene encoding lipopolysaccharide N-acetylmannosaminouronosyltransferase yields MGSNSIPKYSIRGHNIWGFRDMAHFLDYLYEGAQIKSGSLIAINAEKILTAETDSALNELLNEADYLYADGISVVRGIRRKYPDANVSRIAGADLWEALMERAGKEGTPVFLVGGKPEILSQTEDKLKAQWNVNIVGSQNGYFTPQDREALFERIKASGAKIVTIAMGSPKQELFIRACREIYPDALYMGVGGTYDVFTGHVKRAPKAWQNLGLEWLYRLLSQPSRIKRQFKLLKFVGYYYSNKL; encoded by the coding sequence ATGGGATCCAATTCAATTCCGAAGTATTCAATCCGTGGACATAATATCTGGGGATTTCGCGATATGGCTCATTTTCTGGATTATCTCTATGAAGGAGCACAAATAAAAAGTGGCTCTCTGATTGCCATTAACGCAGAAAAAATTCTCACAGCAGAAACAGACTCAGCACTCAATGAGCTACTCAATGAAGCTGATTATCTTTATGCAGATGGTATCAGTGTTGTGCGAGGTATTCGTCGTAAATATCCTGATGCAAATGTTTCTCGTATTGCTGGTGCGGATTTATGGGAAGCGTTAATGGAAAGAGCAGGTAAAGAGGGAACACCTGTCTTTCTTGTCGGTGGTAAACCTGAAATTCTTTCGCAAACCGAAGATAAGCTTAAAGCACAGTGGAACGTAAACATTGTGGGTAGCCAGAACGGTTACTTCACACCACAAGATAGAGAGGCGTTATTTGAGCGTATAAAGGCCTCTGGTGCGAAGATAGTGACTATAGCCATGGGATCACCTAAGCAAGAGTTGTTTATTCGTGCATGTCGTGAAATTTATCCTGATGCATTATATATGGGTGTTGGTGGGACTTATGACGTGTTTACGGGTCATGTTAAGAGAGCACCAAAAGCATGGCAAAATCTTGGATTAGAGTGGTTATATCGTTTGTTATCACAACCAAGTCGAATTAAGCGTCAATTTAAGCTGCTAAAATTCGTTGGGTATTATTATTCCAATAAATTGTAA
- the hemY gene encoding protoheme IX biogenesis protein HemY codes for MLKILLLFVVLIAGIIFGPLLAGHQGYVLIQTDDWDIETSVTSLVIMFVLLQLALLLIGWSYRRFIGTGSKAYSWFSFRKRNRARKQTSMALMKLAEGDFKEVEKLMSRNADYAEQPVVNYLLAAEAAQQRGDEFRVQQHLERAAELADTNQLPVDITRVRILLAQNENHAARTGVDELLNQVPRHPEVLRLAEVAYTRTAAWQALLDIIPSMQKIALHTDDELEQLRQKAYIGIMGQKMSENGCDGLKNWWNAQPRKVHHDNALRVVLAEHLIECNDPDTAQTIILDGIKRQYDERLILLLPRLKNTDANVIMKVLNTLIKQHGPTPLLNSTLGQIAMQQGKWAQAEEAFRNALKQRPDVHDFAWLADALDKQKKSEESAKVRKDALLMTLKKDSVIFEEPKKSK; via the coding sequence ATGTTAAAAATACTGCTCCTTTTTGTGGTGCTTATTGCGGGCATCATTTTTGGCCCACTATTGGCAGGCCATCAAGGTTATGTACTTATACAAACTGATGATTGGGATATTGAAACCAGTGTAACCAGCCTTGTCATTATGTTTGTTTTACTACAATTAGCATTGTTACTGATTGGTTGGAGTTATCGCCGTTTCATTGGTACAGGCTCAAAAGCATATAGTTGGTTTTCTTTCCGTAAACGTAATCGCGCACGCAAACAAACCAGCATGGCATTAATGAAATTAGCGGAAGGTGATTTTAAAGAAGTTGAAAAACTAATGAGCCGTAATGCAGATTATGCAGAGCAGCCTGTTGTAAACTACCTGTTAGCCGCTGAAGCCGCACAACAACGTGGTGATGAATTCCGAGTTCAACAACACCTTGAACGTGCAGCTGAGCTGGCCGATACCAATCAACTTCCTGTTGATATCACTCGAGTGCGTATTTTATTAGCACAAAACGAAAATCACGCTGCGCGTACTGGGGTTGATGAGTTATTAAATCAAGTGCCACGTCACCCAGAAGTGTTACGTCTTGCGGAAGTCGCTTATACACGAACAGCAGCTTGGCAAGCACTGCTTGATATCATTCCTTCCATGCAAAAAATTGCATTACACACAGATGATGAACTAGAGCAATTACGCCAAAAAGCCTATATCGGTATTATGGGACAGAAGATGTCCGAAAATGGCTGTGATGGACTGAAAAATTGGTGGAATGCACAACCGCGTAAAGTACATCATGATAATGCATTGCGTGTCGTTTTGGCTGAACACCTTATTGAGTGTAACGATCCTGATACCGCTCAAACGATCATCTTAGACGGTATTAAACGCCAATATGATGAACGCTTGATCTTACTATTGCCTCGTTTAAAAAATACAGATGCCAATGTTATTATGAAAGTGCTTAATACATTAATTAAACAACATGGGCCAACGCCATTACTCAATAGCACATTAGGTCAGATAGCGATGCAACAAGGAAAATGGGCTCAAGCTGAAGAGGCTTTTCGTAATGCGTTAAAGCAACGCCCTGATGTTCATGACTTTGCATGGCTTGCTGATGCACTAGATAAACAGAAAAAATCTGAAGAGTCGGCGAAAGTGCGTAAAGATGCTTTATTAATGACTCTGAAAAAGGATTCTGTCATTTTTGAAGAGCCTAAAAAAAGTAAATAA
- the hemX gene encoding uroporphyrinogen-III C-methyltransferase, producing MTEQKNTNDNDLPKDAAKADENVRYQEVKPVNNKRSGLIGSAVAILVILAIGGSLYYYTNQQASKLSVENQSLKSELTQLQQLQNTYQQRFDNIDSMFNSQKQTIDKLQNERQTTERQIQDLQTRFAAISSADVKSWLLAQADFMVKMAGRKLWNDQDVVTAVSLLKGADSSLAEMNDPSLLEIRRAINEDISNLAALTKIDNDGIILQLNQLANQVDNLRLAGLERNGSPMDKNDETISGSLSDWKQNLSKSWKSFMDDFITIRRRDTAAVPLLAPNQDIYLRENIRSRLLIASQAVPRHQTETYQQSLEAVSTWVRAYFDTSDPSTTAFLDTVSELEKQPITLAIPSELKSPTLLEKRVEKQIRNLLAQNEYAEPQVAEAQAVEAQDAQAVEAEHNASESVQDAAADSTTVDAPVTQQGE from the coding sequence ATGACGGAACAGAAAAATACAAATGATAATGACTTGCCAAAAGATGCAGCTAAAGCTGATGAGAATGTCCGCTATCAGGAAGTCAAACCTGTTAATAACAAGCGCTCAGGTCTAATTGGAAGTGCTGTTGCTATCCTTGTTATTTTGGCAATCGGTGGTAGCCTTTACTATTACACCAATCAACAAGCATCAAAGCTGAGTGTAGAAAATCAATCACTCAAATCTGAGCTTACCCAATTACAACAACTCCAAAATACGTATCAACAACGCTTTGATAATATTGATAGTATGTTTAACTCACAAAAACAGACTATCGATAAATTACAAAACGAACGCCAAACAACAGAGCGCCAAATTCAAGATCTACAAACACGCTTTGCCGCTATTTCGAGTGCAGACGTCAAAAGTTGGCTATTAGCACAAGCTGATTTTATGGTAAAAATGGCAGGTCGTAAGTTATGGAATGATCAAGATGTTGTGACAGCCGTGAGTTTACTAAAAGGTGCTGATAGTAGCTTAGCGGAAATGAACGATCCGAGTTTACTTGAGATCCGTCGTGCTATTAATGAAGATATCAGCAATTTAGCTGCTCTCACCAAAATTGATAATGATGGCATCATCTTACAATTAAACCAGTTAGCGAATCAGGTTGATAATCTCCGTTTAGCTGGTCTTGAGCGTAATGGCTCACCAATGGATAAAAACGATGAAACCATTTCAGGTTCACTTTCTGATTGGAAACAGAATCTAAGCAAAAGCTGGAAAAGCTTTATGGATGATTTTATTACCATTCGTCGCCGTGATACCGCAGCCGTTCCTTTATTAGCACCGAATCAAGATATCTATTTACGTGAGAATATCCGTTCACGTTTATTAATTGCTTCTCAAGCCGTGCCTCGTCACCAAACTGAAACTTATCAGCAATCACTGGAAGCGGTATCCACTTGGGTACGTGCTTATTTTGATACCTCTGATCCAAGTACAACTGCATTTTTAGATACGGTTTCTGAATTAGAGAAACAACCTATTACGCTTGCAATACCATCAGAATTGAAGAGCCCGACATTGCTAGAAAAACGTGTAGAAAAACAAATTCGCAATTTACTGGCACAAAATGAGTATGCAGAACCACAAGTTGCTGAAGCACAAGCTGTTGAAGCCCAAGATGCCCAAGCTGTAGAAGCTGAACATAATGCATCAGAAAGCGTACAAGATGCTGCAGCTGATAGTACAACTGTTGATGCACCAGTAACACAACAAGGAGAATAA
- the hemD gene encoding uroporphyrinogen-III synthase, with protein sequence MSILVTRPNPAGKALTQRLIDAGKTAFQAPLIEITAGRELPLLDAKLKGLRAGDCVFLLSKNAVSYANWQLNQLQQSWPDTLSYYGIGQNTAKDFQHLSSLPICYPEQGETSEDLLDLPELNQVKNKRILLLRGNGGRDLLATTLSQRGAIVDECECYQRLFIHYSPEDFALQWEKAQVDTLVVTSGEMLQQLFDLVAESKKAWLLNCHLLVVSERLATIAKTLGWETVTVAESANNDALFHALI encoded by the coding sequence ATGAGTATTTTAGTTACTCGCCCCAACCCAGCAGGAAAGGCATTAACCCAGCGTTTAATTGATGCGGGAAAAACAGCCTTTCAAGCACCTTTAATAGAGATCACCGCAGGTCGTGAGCTCCCTTTATTAGATGCTAAACTAAAAGGATTAAGGGCGGGTGATTGTGTATTTTTACTTTCTAAAAATGCGGTGTCATACGCAAACTGGCAGCTAAATCAATTACAACAATCATGGCCAGATACGCTATCCTATTATGGAATAGGTCAAAACACAGCGAAAGATTTCCAACATTTAAGCAGTCTTCCAATTTGCTACCCTGAGCAAGGAGAAACCAGCGAAGATCTTCTTGACCTTCCTGAGCTTAATCAGGTGAAAAACAAGCGAATATTACTGCTTAGAGGTAACGGTGGTCGTGACTTACTCGCAACAACATTGAGCCAACGAGGCGCAATCGTTGATGAATGCGAATGTTACCAACGCCTATTTATTCATTATTCCCCTGAAGACTTTGCGCTTCAATGGGAAAAAGCACAGGTTGATACGCTTGTTGTCACTAGTGGTGAAATGTTACAACAACTCTTTGATCTGGTCGCTGAATCTAAAAAAGCATGGCTGTTAAACTGCCATTTACTTGTGGTCAGTGAACGATTAGCAACAATAGCAAAAACATTAGGGTGGGAAACTGTCACCGTTGCTGAAAGTGCCAATAATGATGCTTTATTTCATGCATTAATATAG
- the hemC gene encoding hydroxymethylbilane synthase, producing MSKSTIRIATRQSPLAMWQALYVKEQLQLAHPGLVVELIPMVTKGDIILDTPLAKVGGKGLFVKELELALLGSRADIAVHSMKDVPIEFPEGLGLVTICEREDPRDAFVSNHYDSLAELPAGSIVGTSSLRRQCQLKAQRPDLIIRDLRGNVGTRLGKLDNGDYDAIILAVAGLKRLGLNERIRTPLSAEQSLPAVGQGAVGIECRLDDNETRQLLDALNHSRTAICVKAERAMNTRLEGGCQVPIGSYAIWQNDKIWLRALVGSPDGETILRGERLVSPEDAETAGISLAEELLNKGARAILTAVYQGSTPA from the coding sequence ATGTCAAAAAGTACCATCCGTATTGCTACCCGCCAAAGCCCTCTTGCTATGTGGCAGGCGCTCTATGTGAAAGAACAACTACAACTTGCTCATCCAGGTTTAGTCGTCGAATTAATACCGATGGTCACTAAAGGTGACATCATTTTAGATACACCTTTAGCTAAAGTAGGTGGCAAAGGGCTATTTGTAAAAGAGTTAGAACTTGCCCTACTTGGATCACGCGCAGATATTGCCGTTCACTCTATGAAAGATGTTCCTATTGAGTTCCCTGAAGGTTTAGGGTTAGTAACTATCTGTGAACGCGAAGATCCTCGTGATGCCTTTGTCTCTAATCATTATGATTCTTTAGCAGAACTTCCTGCGGGTAGTATTGTAGGCACATCCAGTTTACGCCGCCAATGCCAATTAAAAGCACAGCGCCCTGACCTGATTATTCGTGATTTACGGGGTAATGTCGGTACTCGCTTAGGGAAATTAGATAATGGTGATTATGATGCCATTATTCTTGCCGTTGCTGGCTTAAAGCGCCTAGGTCTTAACGAACGTATTCGCACACCATTATCTGCTGAGCAATCTTTACCCGCGGTTGGGCAAGGTGCGGTGGGAATTGAGTGTCGCTTAGATGATAATGAAACGCGTCAGTTATTAGATGCACTAAACCATTCTCGCACTGCAATTTGCGTTAAAGCAGAGCGTGCAATGAATACTCGTCTTGAAGGCGGTTGCCAAGTTCCGATTGGAAGCTATGCCATTTGGCAAAATGACAAAATTTGGTTACGTGCTTTAGTCGGTTCTCCTGATGGAGAAACTATTTTGCGTGGTGAGCGCTTAGTGTCTCCAGAAGACGCTGAAACTGCTGGTATCTCATTGGCTGAAGAGCTTTTAAATAAAGGTGCACGAGCCATTTTAACGGCAGTGTATCAAGGCAGCACACCTGCATGA
- a CDS encoding class I adenylate cyclase, which yields MYLYIETLKQRLDAINQLRLERAFASMCDVFKQVYGLIPVLLHYHHPELPGYIQGNVPHGTCFFEPDDMQRQWANKLVNALCDDPMDGYANGELPITGIYSMGSTSSIGQSHCSDIDIWVCHQSWLDQDERALLQRKCQLIEQWAGELGIDVTFFLIDENRFRHHASGSLGGEDCGSTQHILLLDEFYRTAVRLAGKRLLWAMVPIEEEHHYDEYVNSLYAQGVLTPNEWLDLGGLGELSAEEYFGASLWQLYKSVDSPYKAVLKSILLEAYSADYPNGKLLALEMKQHLHRGEIVNYGLDAYCMMLERVTRYLVSINDLTRLDLIRRCFYLKVCEKLSNEKTQNEPEGWRRQVLSQLVTQWQWDNERLTVLDTRDSWKIERVRDAHNELLDTMMQSYRNLIRFARRNNLSVSASPQDIGVLTRKLYAAFEALPGKVTLVNPQISPDLSESHLTFIYVPQGRANRSGWYLYNRAPDFENIVGHQPLEYNRYLNKLVAWSYFNGLLTKESRVYIHQGESSCDEIKLHELVRDMSSHFPIRLPAPTPKALYSPCEIRHLAIIVNLETDPTESFSDQVVHFDFRKLDVFSFGEKEQCLIGSIDLLYRNSWNEVRTLHFSGTQSMLESLKTILGKMHQDAAPPASVEVFCYSQHLRGLIRTRVQQLVSECIELRLSTNRLEPGRFKALRIAGQTWGLFFERLNVSVQKLENAIEFYGAISYNKLHGLPVKLDKDARYLPAVIDGFACEGIIQFFFETTEDSNVFNIYILDEANRVEIYSHCEGSKEELVKDVSRFYSSSHDRFTYGSSFINFNLPQFYQIVKVEGSTQVLPFAGGSFGKLSDLGSKETQPEMNVVTHGFTDYKAVQHS from the coding sequence TTGTATCTTTATATTGAAACACTGAAGCAACGGCTGGATGCGATTAATCAACTCAGACTGGAACGAGCATTTGCATCGATGTGTGATGTTTTTAAACAGGTCTATGGTTTAATTCCTGTTTTATTGCATTACCACCATCCTGAGTTGCCCGGCTATATACAAGGAAATGTTCCTCACGGCACATGTTTCTTTGAACCCGATGACATGCAACGTCAGTGGGCGAATAAGCTGGTTAACGCATTATGTGATGATCCGATGGATGGATACGCCAATGGAGAGCTGCCAATTACTGGCATCTATTCAATGGGGAGTACCTCTTCTATTGGTCAAAGTCACTGCTCCGATATTGATATTTGGGTCTGCCATCAATCATGGCTGGATCAAGATGAACGTGCACTTTTACAACGCAAATGCCAATTGATTGAACAATGGGCTGGCGAACTAGGTATTGATGTTACGTTTTTCTTAATTGATGAAAATAGATTTCGTCACCATGCAAGTGGTAGCTTAGGTGGAGAAGATTGCGGCTCTACCCAACATATTCTTTTACTTGATGAATTTTATCGCACAGCAGTACGCCTAGCAGGTAAACGCTTGCTATGGGCGATGGTGCCTATTGAAGAAGAACATCATTATGATGAATATGTTAACTCCCTTTATGCTCAAGGTGTATTAACGCCAAATGAGTGGTTAGATCTAGGGGGATTAGGTGAACTTTCTGCTGAAGAGTACTTTGGCGCAAGTTTATGGCAACTCTATAAAAGTGTCGATTCACCTTATAAAGCCGTACTAAAAAGTATTTTATTAGAAGCCTATTCAGCGGACTATCCTAATGGGAAGTTGCTGGCATTAGAAATGAAACAACATCTACACCGTGGCGAAATCGTTAATTACGGTTTAGATGCTTATTGTATGATGCTTGAGCGTGTCACTCGCTATTTGGTTTCTATTAATGATTTAACTCGCCTTGATCTTATCCGTCGCTGTTTCTACCTGAAAGTGTGTGAAAAATTATCTAACGAAAAAACACAAAACGAACCTGAAGGTTGGAGACGACAAGTCTTATCGCAATTGGTCACTCAATGGCAATGGGATAATGAGCGCTTAACAGTACTCGATACACGTGATAGCTGGAAAATCGAGCGTGTGCGTGATGCACACAATGAGTTATTAGATACGATGATGCAAAGCTATCGTAATCTTATTCGTTTTGCGCGTCGTAATAATTTAAGTGTCAGTGCAAGCCCACAAGATATCGGTGTCTTAACACGTAAGCTTTACGCTGCGTTTGAAGCATTACCTGGTAAAGTCACACTGGTTAATCCACAAATATCACCTGATTTATCAGAGTCACATCTAACCTTTATTTATGTACCACAAGGTCGAGCAAATCGTAGCGGATGGTATTTATATAATCGTGCCCCTGATTTTGAAAATATCGTTGGACACCAACCATTAGAATATAACCGCTATTTAAATAAATTAGTGGCATGGTCTTATTTTAATGGGCTGTTAACAAAAGAGTCTCGAGTTTATATTCATCAAGGAGAATCTTCTTGTGATGAAATTAAACTGCATGAATTAGTTAGGGATATGTCGAGCCATTTCCCAATTCGTTTACCTGCACCAACGCCGAAAGCACTGTATAGCCCTTGTGAAATTAGGCATCTCGCGATTATTGTCAATTTAGAAACTGATCCAACAGAAAGTTTTTCTGATCAAGTGGTTCACTTTGATTTTAGAAAACTTGATGTCTTTAGTTTCGGTGAAAAAGAGCAGTGTCTTATTGGTAGCATTGATTTGTTGTACCGTAACTCTTGGAATGAAGTTAGAACCCTTCATTTCAGTGGCACACAATCTATGTTGGAATCGTTAAAAACGATATTGGGTAAAATGCACCAAGATGCGGCTCCGCCTGCCTCTGTGGAAGTATTTTGTTATAGCCAACATTTGCGTGGTTTAATCCGCACTCGTGTTCAGCAGTTAGTTTCAGAATGTATTGAATTGCGATTATCAACGAATCGTTTAGAGCCAGGTCGTTTTAAAGCTTTACGCATTGCTGGGCAAACGTGGGGATTGTTCTTTGAACGCCTCAACGTGTCGGTACAAAAATTAGAAAATGCTATCGAATTTTATGGCGCAATTTCGTATAACAAGCTTCATGGGTTGCCAGTTAAATTAGATAAGGACGCCCGCTATTTACCTGCGGTGATTGATGGTTTTGCTTGTGAAGGGATTATTCAATTCTTCTTCGAAACCACAGAAGATAGTAATGTCTTTAATATCTATATATTAGATGAAGCAAATCGCGTTGAAATCTATTCTCATTGTGAAGGAAGTAAAGAAGAGTTAGTGAAAGATGTTAGCCGTTTCTACTCTTCATCTCATGATCGATTCACATACGGATCAAGCTTTATTAATTTTAATCTGCCGCAGTTTTATCAAATTGTGAAAGTGGAAGGATCAACTCAAGTGTTACCTTTTGCAGGTGGATCCTTTGGTAAATTATCCGATCTGGGTAGTAAAGAAACGCAACCTGAAATGAATGTTGTTACCCACGGATTTACAGATTATAAAGCGGTACAGCACTCTTAA
- the cyaY gene encoding iron donor protein CyaY: MNDSEFHQLADELLSEIEQTIDNYEGDADIDCEINGGVMTLTFENNSKIIINRQEAFHQVWLATRSGGYHFDWKDEQWICDRSGGEFLVMLAQAITEQSGEAFSF, encoded by the coding sequence ATGAACGACAGTGAATTTCACCAATTAGCTGATGAACTCTTGTCAGAAATAGAACAAACTATTGATAATTATGAAGGTGACGCAGATATTGATTGTGAAATCAATGGCGGTGTAATGACATTAACCTTTGAAAATAATAGTAAAATTATTATTAATCGCCAAGAAGCGTTTCATCAAGTTTGGTTAGCGACACGCTCTGGTGGCTATCACTTTGATTGGAAAGATGAACAATGGATTTGTGATAGAAGTGGTGGTGAATTTTTAGTCATGCTGGCACAAGCAATAACAGAACAAAGTGGGGAAGCGTTTTCTTTCTAA
- the lptM gene encoding LPS translocon maturation chaperone LptM, whose translation MKTYLRCTLAIITLISLSGCGLKGPLYFPPEDTQAKMTQSSQPTQQVESDSTQTN comes from the coding sequence ATGAAAACGTATTTACGTTGCACTCTTGCTATAATAACACTGATTTCTCTTTCTGGTTGTGGCTTGAAAGGCCCTCTTTATTTCCCTCCTGAAGATACTCAGGCAAAAATGACACAGTCATCCCAGCCAACCCAGCAAGTTGAGAGCGACTCAACTCAGACCAATTAG